In one Spirosoma rigui genomic region, the following are encoded:
- a CDS encoding DUF1553 domain-containing protein, whose product MKTQWIVLSAVIVAVGLGLSAFPAIFGNRVDYNTQIKPLLNKNCIACHGGVKKASGFSLLFKHEALAPAKSGKPAIIPGDADGSEMIRRLTLTDPEERMPLDHPALKPEEIELLRAWIDQGADWGDHWAYQPVQKPEVPKTGTLWSRLGLSDDAGARWVRNEIDPFILDKLKQNNLNPSPEADRTTLIRRVSLDLTGLPPTEADVAAFVSDKTPNAYEKVVDRLLNAPTYGERWTGWWLDLARYADTKGYERDPGRKIWRYRDWLINAFNQDKPFDQFTVEQLAGDLLPNPTDDQLVATAFHRNTMTNDEGGTQDEEFRVAALLDRVGTTWDVWQGTTFACVQCHSHPYDPFVHEEFYKYAAFFNNSRDEDVTSDTPALRFYKSADSLKLTQLTQYIASAVPDRQQAKTQTAYFTKLARTVEPKINSHDFDQLINASLLDAKYFGFQDKGSARIKNVTLTNRPRLLIAWGTNAPDAVVTIRQDKLDGPVLATARVPKTGNQWNDTIQLIPLPVVQGRHNLYLSLHSPKAPKDWVMIKWASFQPALPGQPADAVGQQDKLLLDLLNAEAEDVPIMLEGSGDLARETHVFDRGNWLVKGKKVTPDVPKIFPAMDPRLPKNRLGLARWMVDRRHPLTARVVVNRLWEQLFGAGIVETVEDMGTQGIPPTHRELLDYLAAEFMDTDHWSVKKMLRRMVLSATYRQQSNASPERLAKDPFNKMLARGPRIRLSAEQVRDQALAVSGLLSTKMLGPSVMPSQPDGIWQSPYDGDSWKLSTGEDLHRRALYTYWKRTAPYPSMVTFDSPSREFCQSRRIRTNTPLQALVTLNDPVYIEAAQTLAAYMQQHGQSPESQIQAGFRRVMLRNLSPRKLAVLTRLYRTTEQHYRQQPNDARKLLASPSATPQLAALTVTANTMLNLDEVITKE is encoded by the coding sequence ATGAAAACGCAATGGATTGTCCTTAGTGCTGTTATCGTTGCCGTTGGGCTGGGCCTCTCGGCATTTCCCGCCATTTTTGGAAATCGGGTGGACTACAACACGCAGATCAAACCGCTCCTCAACAAAAACTGCATTGCCTGCCACGGGGGAGTCAAAAAAGCGTCGGGCTTCTCGCTGCTGTTCAAACACGAAGCGCTGGCACCGGCCAAATCGGGCAAACCAGCCATTATTCCCGGAGATGCCGATGGTAGCGAAATGATCCGGCGACTTACGCTAACGGATCCTGAAGAACGAATGCCCCTTGATCATCCGGCCCTCAAACCGGAGGAAATTGAACTCCTGCGTGCCTGGATCGATCAGGGAGCCGACTGGGGCGATCACTGGGCGTATCAGCCCGTTCAGAAACCCGAGGTACCTAAAACCGGCACGTTGTGGAGTCGGCTGGGGCTGTCGGACGATGCCGGGGCCCGGTGGGTCCGGAATGAAATCGACCCCTTCATTCTGGACAAGCTGAAACAGAACAACCTGAACCCATCGCCCGAAGCAGATCGGACTACGCTCATCCGGCGCGTGTCGCTCGACCTGACGGGTCTCCCCCCAACGGAAGCCGACGTAGCTGCCTTCGTCTCGGACAAAACACCCAATGCCTACGAGAAGGTAGTGGACCGGCTGCTGAACGCCCCCACCTATGGCGAACGGTGGACGGGCTGGTGGCTCGATCTGGCCCGCTATGCCGACACCAAAGGGTATGAGCGTGACCCCGGTCGTAAAATATGGCGCTACCGCGACTGGCTGATCAACGCCTTTAATCAGGACAAACCATTCGATCAGTTCACGGTCGAGCAACTCGCCGGCGATCTGCTGCCCAACCCTACCGATGATCAACTAGTGGCAACGGCATTTCACCGCAACACAATGACCAACGACGAGGGCGGGACGCAGGACGAAGAGTTTCGCGTGGCCGCGCTGCTCGACCGGGTAGGCACCACCTGGGATGTGTGGCAGGGTACAACATTCGCCTGTGTTCAGTGCCACAGCCATCCGTATGACCCCTTCGTCCACGAGGAATTTTATAAGTACGCGGCTTTCTTCAACAACAGCCGCGACGAAGACGTGACGAGCGATACGCCCGCGCTGCGGTTCTACAAATCAGCCGACTCCCTTAAACTAACGCAGTTGACCCAATACATTGCGTCGGCCGTACCCGACCGACAGCAGGCCAAAACGCAGACAGCTTACTTCACGAAACTGGCGCGAACAGTTGAGCCAAAGATCAACTCCCATGACTTTGACCAGCTGATCAACGCGTCGCTGCTCGACGCCAAATACTTCGGGTTTCAGGATAAGGGGTCAGCCCGCATCAAAAACGTCACACTCACCAACCGCCCCCGGCTACTGATTGCCTGGGGTACCAACGCACCCGATGCTGTCGTCACCATTCGGCAGGATAAGCTGGACGGTCCCGTGCTGGCGACGGCCCGCGTACCCAAAACCGGCAATCAATGGAACGACACGATCCAGCTTATTCCACTGCCCGTCGTCCAGGGCCGGCACAATCTTTACCTGTCGCTACACAGCCCTAAGGCCCCCAAAGACTGGGTGATGATCAAGTGGGCATCGTTTCAGCCGGCGCTACCCGGCCAACCTGCCGATGCCGTTGGGCAGCAGGATAAGCTGCTGCTCGACCTGCTCAATGCCGAAGCCGAGGACGTACCGATCATGCTCGAGGGATCGGGCGACCTGGCGCGCGAAACGCACGTCTTTGACCGGGGGAACTGGCTCGTCAAGGGTAAAAAAGTAACGCCCGACGTACCGAAGATTTTTCCGGCCATGGACCCTCGTTTACCCAAAAACCGGCTGGGGCTGGCGCGCTGGATGGTCGACCGCAGGCACCCATTGACGGCGCGGGTGGTGGTCAATCGACTCTGGGAACAACTTTTTGGAGCGGGAATCGTGGAAACAGTCGAGGATATGGGCACGCAGGGGATTCCGCCCACCCACCGCGAACTACTGGATTACCTGGCTGCCGAATTTATGGATACCGATCACTGGAGCGTCAAGAAAATGCTCCGGCGCATGGTGCTCTCCGCCACGTATCGACAACAGTCGAACGCATCGCCCGAACGGTTGGCAAAAGACCCGTTCAACAAAATGCTGGCCCGTGGTCCCCGCATCCGCCTGTCGGCCGAGCAGGTGCGTGATCAGGCACTGGCGGTAAGTGGGCTGTTGAGTACCAAAATGCTTGGCCCCAGTGTTATGCCCAGCCAGCCCGACGGCATCTGGCAGTCACCCTACGACGGCGACTCGTGGAAGCTGAGCACCGGTGAAGATCTGCACCGCCGGGCGTTGTATACGTACTGGAAACGGACTGCGCCTTATCCTTCCATGGTGACGTTCGACAGTCCCAGCCGGGAGTTCTGCCAGTCCCGCCGGATTCGGACCAACACACCCCTTCAGGCGCTGGTAACACTCAATGACCCGGTCTACATCGAAGCTGCTCAAACCTTGGCTGCGTATATGCAACAGCACGGCCAATCGCCTGAGAGCCAGATCCAGGCTGGTTTCCGGCGCGTTATGCTTCGGAATTTGTCTCCCCGCAAACTCGCCGTGCTCACCCGACTCTACCGCACTACGGAGCAGCACTACCGCCAGCAACCCAACGACGCCCGGAAACTGCTGGCCAGTCCATCGGCCACGCCCCAACTGGCCGCCCTGACCGTCACCGCCAACACAATGCTAAACCTGGACGAAGTGATCACCAAAGAATAA
- a CDS encoding DUF1501 domain-containing protein, with product MNKLLNELQQAAAERETRRHFLHTCSTGLGAMALSSVLSSCGFFGKDSTPTTTVGSTPSTDGPATAPHPSQYLPKAKRVIYIHMAGSPSQLELFDYKPELTKYDGKDCPQALLEGKKFAFIRGVPKMLGPKGKFAQHGQSGAWVSDYLPHLQGVVDDISFLKAMHTDQFNHAPAQLLMHTGSARLGRPSIGSWVTYGLGTENDNLPGFIVLASGGKSPDAGKSVWGSGFLPSVYQGVQCRTDGDPVLYASDPIGMSRDVRKNTIDAISQINQQQYDDVKDPEILTRIAQYELAFRMQMSVPDAMDIKSEPQYILDSYGVDPNKGSFARNCLLARRLVERGVRFVQLFDWGWDTHGTSKDGSIDFGLKDKCHQSDQAVAALLTDLKQRGLLDDTLVVWGGEFGRTPMQENRDGQVLPFFGRDHHLDAFTVWMAGGGVKKGFTYGETDDIGYYGVKDQTHVHDLQATILHLLGFDHTKLTYQFQGRPFRLTDVAGKIIKPIIA from the coding sequence ATGAACAAACTCCTTAACGAACTTCAGCAGGCAGCGGCCGAGCGCGAAACCCGGCGGCACTTTCTGCACACCTGTTCTACCGGATTGGGTGCCATGGCCCTGAGTTCGGTGTTGAGCAGTTGCGGCTTTTTTGGTAAAGACAGTACGCCAACCACCACGGTTGGCTCGACGCCGTCGACCGACGGACCGGCTACGGCACCGCACCCGTCGCAGTACCTGCCTAAAGCCAAACGGGTTATTTATATCCACATGGCCGGGTCACCAAGCCAGCTTGAGTTATTTGACTACAAGCCAGAGCTGACGAAGTATGACGGAAAAGACTGCCCGCAGGCATTACTGGAGGGCAAGAAGTTTGCCTTCATCCGGGGAGTTCCGAAGATGCTGGGGCCGAAAGGGAAGTTTGCCCAACACGGCCAGTCGGGCGCGTGGGTGTCGGACTATCTCCCCCATTTGCAGGGCGTTGTTGATGATATTTCGTTTCTGAAAGCCATGCATACCGATCAGTTCAACCACGCGCCCGCTCAACTGCTCATGCATACGGGCAGCGCCCGGCTGGGCCGCCCGAGCATTGGATCGTGGGTGACGTATGGATTGGGTACAGAAAATGACAACCTGCCGGGCTTTATTGTGCTGGCGTCCGGGGGCAAGTCACCCGATGCGGGTAAGTCGGTTTGGGGCAGCGGTTTTCTGCCATCGGTTTATCAGGGCGTTCAATGCCGTACCGATGGGGACCCGGTGCTGTATGCGTCGGATCCCATCGGGATGAGCCGTGATGTTCGCAAGAACACCATCGACGCCATCAGCCAGATCAACCAGCAGCAGTATGATGACGTTAAAGACCCTGAAATCCTGACCCGAATCGCGCAGTATGAACTGGCCTTCCGGATGCAGATGTCGGTGCCCGACGCCATGGATATCAAAAGCGAACCCCAATACATCCTCGACAGCTACGGCGTCGATCCCAATAAAGGCTCGTTTGCGCGTAACTGCCTGCTGGCGCGTCGGCTGGTGGAGCGCGGGGTGCGGTTCGTGCAGCTCTTCGACTGGGGCTGGGACACGCATGGTACCAGCAAGGATGGCTCAATCGATTTCGGGCTGAAAGACAAATGCCACCAGTCGGACCAGGCAGTTGCCGCCCTGCTGACCGACCTGAAACAGCGCGGCCTCCTCGACGATACGCTGGTGGTATGGGGCGGTGAGTTTGGCCGGACACCCATGCAGGAAAACCGCGACGGTCAGGTATTACCGTTCTTCGGGCGTGACCACCATCTCGACGCGTTTACGGTCTGGATGGCGGGTGGGGGTGTCAAAAAGGGGTTCACCTACGGCGAGACCGACGATATTGGCTACTACGGAGTAAAAGACCAGACTCATGTTCACGACCTCCAGGCCACGATCCTGCACCTGCTGGGCTTCGACCATACCAAATTGACCTACCAGTTTCAGGGTCGACCGTTTCGCCTGACCGACGTAGCAGGTAAGATTATAAAGCCGATTATTGCCTGA
- a CDS encoding alpha/beta hydrolase translates to MPNRIFLIHGYVEDPTIFDKLRPLLPAADYVPINLADEFLRWKPSGPVNVRSLATYLTDQYAITPNDVVIGHSMGGWTAINVKEVSGATTIQLASWTNQKKIRFPTDNLTVLKLLAKSGLTQGQVLTNYFMKQYPFDESRDLYCRLVKDSRQMTREYIWQQLQTLFAQVPPLTVRPDLRIHARRDSIVGPPDETYVDVPGDHFSLVFYPELVAGPIRMLLEKPLPVVKDGF, encoded by the coding sequence ATGCCCAACCGTATTTTCCTGATTCATGGCTATGTCGAAGACCCAACCATCTTCGACAAACTTAGGCCGCTGCTACCGGCGGCCGACTACGTCCCAATAAATCTGGCCGACGAATTCCTGCGGTGGAAACCGTCTGGACCCGTCAACGTCCGGTCACTGGCCACGTACCTGACTGACCAGTACGCCATCACGCCTAACGATGTCGTTATCGGGCACTCGATGGGCGGCTGGACGGCCATTAATGTTAAAGAAGTGAGTGGCGCTACGACCATTCAACTGGCGTCGTGGACGAATCAGAAGAAGATCCGATTTCCGACGGATAACCTTACGGTCCTGAAGCTCCTGGCTAAATCCGGTCTTACGCAGGGCCAAGTTCTGACCAATTATTTCATGAAGCAGTATCCGTTCGACGAGTCGCGCGATCTGTATTGTCGACTGGTGAAAGACTCCCGCCAAATGACGCGGGAGTATATCTGGCAGCAGTTGCAAACGCTGTTCGCCCAGGTGCCGCCCCTGACGGTCCGGCCAGATCTGCGCATTCACGCCCGGCGCGACAGCATTGTAGGTCCTCCCGACGAAACCTATGTGGACGTGCCGGGCGATCATTTCAGTCTGGTTTTCTACCCTGAACTCGTCGCCGGACCTATTCGGATGTTGTTAGAAAAACCCCTGCCAGTGGTCAAAGATGGCTTCTAA
- the gatC gene encoding Asp-tRNA(Asn)/Glu-tRNA(Gln) amidotransferase subunit GatC, whose product MKVDQEALQKIAHLARLEVRPEEEAELLNSLNGVLTWMEQLNEVDTTGVEPLTHISSETNVLRDDVVGNHLPRQQALANAPQHDEQFFEVPKVLD is encoded by the coding sequence ATGAAAGTAGACCAGGAAGCCTTACAAAAAATTGCCCACCTCGCGCGACTCGAAGTGCGCCCGGAGGAGGAAGCCGAACTGCTCAACAGCCTGAACGGTGTTCTAACGTGGATGGAGCAGCTGAACGAGGTGGATACCACCGGCGTAGAGCCGCTGACCCATATTTCCAGCGAAACGAACGTACTGCGCGACGATGTTGTGGGTAATCACCTTCCCCGGCAACAGGCCCTCGCCAATGCTCCCCAACACGACGAACAGTTTTTCGAAGTACCCAAAGTGTTGGATTAG
- a CDS encoding lysophospholipid acyltransferase family protein — MRLLYTLWCAICLVGLYLILFPVQFICLQRESWKPLAHRINAVWGHVFFVLVGIPVRVEYRFRPDPNGVYVFCANHFSYIDIAVMGVIIKNYYAFVGKSDVKTIPLLGYMFAKLHVQVDRKQANSRAYSLAKSIRTLQAGRSIMIFPEGGIVAKDIPRMAPFKDGAFTMAIQQQVPIVPITLLTNYRILPDDGRIRMYWHPMRAVVHTPIETAGMTQADVERLKQETYQLIDTELTRQETIAV, encoded by the coding sequence ATGCGGTTACTTTACACCCTCTGGTGTGCCATCTGTCTGGTTGGCTTGTACCTGATCCTGTTTCCGGTTCAGTTCATATGCCTTCAGCGTGAAAGCTGGAAACCGCTGGCTCATCGGATCAATGCGGTCTGGGGCCACGTGTTTTTTGTTCTGGTGGGAATACCCGTACGGGTTGAGTATCGCTTCAGGCCGGATCCGAACGGTGTTTACGTTTTCTGCGCCAATCATTTCTCCTACATCGATATTGCGGTGATGGGCGTCATCATTAAAAACTATTACGCCTTTGTTGGTAAGAGTGACGTAAAAACGATTCCGTTACTGGGCTATATGTTTGCCAAACTGCACGTGCAGGTCGATCGGAAGCAGGCTAACAGCCGGGCCTATTCGCTGGCCAAGTCGATTCGGACGCTGCAGGCGGGCCGTAGTATCATGATTTTTCCGGAAGGAGGGATTGTGGCAAAAGATATTCCCCGGATGGCTCCGTTTAAAGATGGGGCCTTTACGATGGCTATCCAGCAGCAGGTGCCGATTGTACCCATAACGCTGCTCACCAATTACCGGATTCTGCCCGACGATGGGCGTATCCGGATGTACTGGCACCCCATGCGGGCGGTTGTCCACACGCCCATCGAAACCGCCGGTATGACGCAGGCGGATGTGGAACGGCTGAAACAGGAAACGTATCAACTTATTGACACCGAACTAACGCGTCAGGAAACGATAGCGGTCTGA
- the purH gene encoding bifunctional phosphoribosylaminoimidazolecarboxamide formyltransferase/IMP cyclohydrolase — translation MKQITSALISVFYKDGLEPIVRLLHEQNVKLYSTGGTQSFIEQLGIPVTAVEDLTGYPSIFGGRVKTLHPAVMGGILYRRDNAEDLAQAERHAIPPIDLVIVDLYPFEETVASGASDEDVIEKIDIGGISLIRAAAKNYNDILIVSSRSQYADVAALLTETKGAPELADRRRYAKEAFAVTSHYDTAIRTYFEGDLADTTGNLADFKTLPANHLRYGENPHQQATFYGDLDAMFDKLHGKELSYNNLVDVDACVSLIDEFPVSDENAEAPAAFAIIKHTNACGIATAPTAKEAYLNALACDPVSAFGGVLITNVPVDRETAEELNKLFMEILIAPDFAPEALDILRSKKNRILLKRKSVALPAFMFKTILNGVLEQEKDNQTETAGQFKTVTQKAPTEHEMRALEFALKVCKHTKSNTIVLAKEGRLLASGVGQTSRVDALRQAIEKAGAFGFDLNGSVMASDAFFPFPDCVEIAAQAGITAVVQPGGSVRDQDSIDFCNQHGLAMVTTGVRHFKH, via the coding sequence ATGAAACAGATTACATCTGCGCTGATCTCCGTTTTTTATAAAGACGGCCTCGAACCAATTGTCCGGCTTCTGCACGAGCAAAACGTAAAACTCTACTCGACCGGCGGTACCCAGTCGTTCATCGAGCAACTCGGTATTCCCGTAACGGCTGTCGAAGATCTGACTGGCTACCCATCCATCTTCGGCGGGCGGGTCAAAACGCTGCATCCTGCTGTGATGGGCGGCATTCTCTACCGGCGCGATAACGCGGAGGATCTGGCTCAGGCGGAACGGCATGCCATTCCGCCCATCGACCTGGTCATTGTGGATCTGTACCCGTTTGAAGAAACGGTAGCATCGGGTGCGTCGGATGAGGACGTAATTGAAAAAATCGACATTGGGGGGATCTCCCTGATTCGGGCCGCTGCCAAAAACTACAACGACATCCTGATCGTGTCGTCGCGGAGTCAGTACGCCGATGTGGCTGCGTTGCTCACCGAAACCAAAGGCGCCCCCGAGCTGGCCGATCGCCGTCGGTACGCTAAAGAAGCGTTTGCCGTCACGTCGCACTACGATACGGCTATCCGGACGTACTTCGAAGGGGATCTGGCCGATACCACCGGTAATCTGGCCGATTTTAAAACGCTGCCCGCCAACCACTTGCGCTACGGCGAAAACCCGCACCAGCAGGCAACCTTCTACGGTGATCTGGACGCAATGTTCGACAAGCTGCACGGGAAAGAGCTGTCATACAATAACCTAGTTGACGTTGATGCCTGCGTAAGCCTGATCGACGAATTCCCGGTTTCGGATGAAAATGCCGAAGCCCCGGCTGCTTTTGCCATCATCAAACACACCAATGCCTGTGGTATTGCTACGGCACCCACGGCTAAAGAAGCGTACCTGAACGCGCTGGCCTGCGATCCCGTATCGGCTTTTGGCGGAGTACTCATAACGAACGTACCCGTTGACCGGGAAACGGCCGAAGAGCTGAATAAGCTGTTCATGGAAATCCTGATCGCGCCCGATTTTGCGCCCGAAGCACTGGATATTCTGCGGTCGAAAAAGAACCGGATTCTGCTGAAACGAAAGTCGGTAGCGCTGCCCGCGTTTATGTTCAAGACCATATTGAACGGGGTGCTGGAGCAGGAAAAAGACAACCAGACCGAAACCGCCGGGCAGTTTAAAACGGTGACCCAGAAAGCGCCCACGGAGCATGAGATGCGGGCACTGGAGTTCGCACTGAAGGTTTGTAAACATACCAAGTCCAATACGATCGTACTCGCCAAAGAAGGCCGGCTGCTGGCCAGTGGTGTGGGGCAGACATCACGCGTGGATGCCCTGCGTCAGGCAATCGAAAAAGCCGGTGCGTTCGGCTTCGATCTGAACGGGTCGGTCATGGCGTCGGACGCGTTCTTCCCCTTCCCCGATTGCGTCGAAATAGCGGCTCAGGCGGGCATCACGGCGGTTGTACAGCCCGGCGGTTCTGTGCGGGATCAGGACTCGATCGACTTCTGTAACCAGCATGGACTGGCGATGGTTACAACGGGCGTGCGCCACTTCAAACACTAA
- a CDS encoding polysaccharide biosynthesis C-terminal domain-containing protein, whose product MSTFKKLAGDTALYGISTILGRMLNFVLVPLQTYVFPQPGQLASNVELYSYVAVLLTIYTLGLETAFFRFAARKKGEQTADERQRVFNDTLSIVMLVTGVFTLLIILLTPQLTVWLNYPGQQTFIVWVALIVAIDAIVAIPFARLRVENKARQFVQAKVVSIVLVVFLNVFFLIICRDIYAGKYLSALRPAIALFYNPAIGPGYIFLANLLGNAAYFVMLRDAFRGFRFRIDRAETGVLLAYAFPIMLTGLAAVINNMTDRAFLRHYLPEGFYEGISSADALGIYGNCLKLSVFMALAIQSFKFAADPFFFSQAEDKNAPDLLARVTKWFLIVCLFIWVGVSLNLDVIGLLVSKRYRSGLGVVPLLLLANLFLGVYYNIAFWFKLSDKTSFGTLITVVGAVITVVGNIVLIPLLGYMGCAVAFLASSFVMMAMCYVLGEKYYPVPYDVKSAAGYVLGSGLLIFLTLRFPIDNLWLAIPIHLALFGLFTLTVLFVERNTLRPILTRFRNRR is encoded by the coding sequence ATGAGCACATTCAAGAAATTAGCTGGTGATACAGCTCTTTACGGCATCAGTACCATTTTGGGGCGTATGCTCAACTTCGTACTGGTTCCGCTCCAGACTTACGTTTTTCCGCAGCCGGGTCAACTGGCTTCCAACGTTGAGTTATACAGCTACGTAGCCGTTTTGCTAACCATCTACACCCTGGGACTGGAAACGGCTTTTTTCCGCTTCGCTGCCCGCAAAAAAGGGGAGCAGACCGCCGATGAACGGCAGCGTGTATTCAACGATACGCTGAGCATCGTTATGCTGGTGACCGGCGTTTTTACCCTACTGATCATCCTGCTAACGCCCCAGTTAACCGTCTGGCTCAACTACCCCGGTCAGCAGACATTCATCGTCTGGGTCGCGCTGATCGTTGCGATCGACGCGATCGTAGCCATCCCGTTTGCCCGCCTGCGGGTCGAGAATAAAGCCCGGCAGTTTGTGCAGGCCAAAGTGGTCAGCATTGTTCTGGTCGTTTTTTTGAATGTTTTCTTTCTCATCATCTGCCGCGATATCTACGCGGGTAAGTACCTGAGCGCACTACGTCCAGCGATTGCGTTGTTTTACAACCCCGCCATTGGGCCCGGCTACATCTTTCTGGCCAACCTGCTCGGCAATGCGGCTTATTTTGTCATGCTGCGCGATGCATTTCGCGGATTCCGGTTCCGCATCGACCGTGCCGAAACGGGTGTGCTGCTGGCCTACGCGTTTCCCATCATGCTGACGGGACTGGCCGCCGTCATCAACAACATGACCGACCGGGCTTTCCTGCGCCACTACCTGCCCGAAGGGTTTTACGAGGGCATTTCCTCGGCCGATGCGCTGGGTATTTACGGCAATTGCCTGAAGCTATCGGTATTTATGGCGCTGGCGATTCAGTCATTCAAGTTTGCCGCCGACCCGTTTTTCTTCTCGCAGGCCGAAGACAAAAACGCGCCTGATCTGCTGGCCCGCGTTACCAAATGGTTTTTGATCGTTTGTCTGTTCATCTGGGTGGGTGTCAGCCTGAACCTCGATGTTATTGGTCTGCTCGTTTCGAAGCGGTACCGGAGTGGACTGGGCGTAGTACCGTTGCTGCTACTGGCGAACCTCTTCCTGGGTGTTTACTACAACATTGCGTTCTGGTTCAAGCTCAGCGACAAAACCAGTTTTGGTACCCTGATCACCGTCGTGGGTGCCGTTATTACGGTTGTGGGCAATATCGTGCTCATTCCCCTGCTCGGCTATATGGGCTGCGCCGTTGCGTTTCTGGCATCGAGCTTCGTTATGATGGCTATGTGCTACGTTCTGGGCGAAAAATATTACCCCGTTCCGTACGATGTGAAGTCGGCAGCGGGGTACGTGCTCGGATCAGGGCTGCTAATTTTCCTGACGCTCCGGTTCCCGATCGACAACCTGTGGCTGGCCATTCCCATTCACCTGGCCCTCTTTGGTCTGTTTACCCTCACGGTTCTCTTTGTGGAGCGTAATACTCTGCGGCCCATCCTGACGCGCTTCCGCAACCGACGATAA